The window CATGGTAATCAAGTCGCTGATCTACCGGATTCTTATAAACGTTATCTGATGAACTATTTTAGACGTTCATTAAAAATCATGGGTTCACCAATCCGTATTCAATTTAAGGAAGGTAATAACCCTTATGAAGGTAAAAAGAATACATTAACAACTTCTCAGCAACGTAAACGTCGTCGCTTATTAAAACATATTAAAGGTAGAGGTCGTCACTAATATGACCAAGGTCGAATCGGCTATCAATACTGAGGGATATTGTCCTAATTGCCATAAAGCAATGGAAAAACAATCCCCTCGGCACTATTATTGCCAAACATGTCGGCAACACTATTACGAAAATTATACTTGTCCAATTTGTCAGCAAATGCTCGAACAAATAAAGGGATGTGGTGCAATTAATTATTTATGTAGAACTGACGGCTTAATATCAGCAAGCAAAGTTATATTTCGCTATCAGGCGGAATAATAGGTTTAAACAAATAAAAGAGGTTATCTTTAATGCGAATTATTTTATTAGGAGCACCTGGCGCAGGCAAAGGCACGCAAGCACAATTTATTATGCAGCAATATGGCATTCCACAAATATCTACTGGTGATATGTTACGTGCAGCAGTTAAAGCTGGGACGACGCTTGGTTTACAAGCTAAAGAGCTAATGGATGCAGGAAAACTGGTTACTGATGAATTAGTCATAGCCTTAGTACAAGAACGCATTGCACAAGAAGATTGCAAAAATGGTTTTCTTTTAGATGGTTTCCCTCGCACTGTGCCACAAGCTGATGCAATGAAAACAGCAGGTATTAAAGTTGATTATGTTTTAGAATTTGATGTACCAGATGAAGTAATCGTTGACCGTATGAGTGGACGACGTGTACACGCTG is drawn from Orbaceae bacterium BiB and contains these coding sequences:
- the adk gene encoding adenylate kinase; this translates as MRIILLGAPGAGKGTQAQFIMQQYGIPQISTGDMLRAAVKAGTTLGLQAKELMDAGKLVTDELVIALVQERIAQEDCKNGFLLDGFPRTVPQADAMKTAGIKVDYVLEFDVPDEVIVDRMSGRRVHAASGRVYHLRYNPPKNEGIDDITGEELTIRKDDSAEIVTKRLVEYHQLTKPLINYYQHEAKLGNTKYFKIDGTQPVPAVTKELLSILN
- a CDS encoding zinc-ribbon domain-containing protein — its product is MTKVESAINTEGYCPNCHKAMEKQSPRHYYCQTCRQHYYENYTCPICQQMLEQIKGCGAINYLCRTDGLISASKVIFRYQAE